One Tachysurus fulvidraco isolate hzauxx_2018 chromosome 2, HZAU_PFXX_2.0, whole genome shotgun sequence DNA segment encodes these proteins:
- the tdo2b gene encoding tryptophan 2,3-dioxygenase B: MSGCPFLAKAHHFKSNPEEEEDEDSQKGTNKDTSGGIVYGEYLQLDKIINAQKLQSELNGNKIHDEHLFIVTHQSYELWFKQIMWELDSVRELFIHNHVRDERNMLKVVSRIHRITMIFRLLADQFSVLETMTALDFFDFREYLSSASGFQSLQFRLLENKIGVSEKLRVPYNRRHYRDKFHGQESEDLIKTEQDPTLLQLVEKWLERTPGLERDGFNFWGKLQTNIDDGFRKEKQKLEKMPNGEKKRDLLEILTKQMEVFTYLFDSKHHEHLLSKGERRLSHRALQGALMIYFYREEPRFQVPFQLLTYLMEVDTLMTKWRYNHVCMVHRMIGNKAGTGGSSGYHYLRSTVSDRYKVFVDLFNLATYLIPRSWIPKLNPTIYKFPFTAECNDSSYSSSGSCSSEED; this comes from the exons atgaGCGGATGTCCATTTCTAGCAAAAGCTCATCA TTTTAAAAGCAATcctgaagaggaagaagatgagGATTCTCAAAAAGGCACCAACAAAGACACCAGTGGGGGAATCGTTTATGGAGAATACCTGCAG CTGGATAAGATTATTAACGCTCAGAAACTGCAGAGCGAACTGAACGGCAACAAAATCCACGATGAGCATCTGTTCATAGTGACCCACCAAT CTTATGAGTTATGGTTTAAGCAGATCATGTGGGAGCTGGATTCGGTTCGGGAACTGTTCATTCACAATCAC GTTCGTGATGAGAGGAACATGCTGAAGGTGGTGAGCCGTATCCACAGGATCACCATGATCTTCAGGCTGCTGGCGGACCAGTTTTCCGTGCTGGAAACCATGACGGCTTTGGATTTCTTCGATTTCAG ggaaTATTTGTCATCAGCTTCAGGTTTCCAAAGCCTTCAGTTTCGTCTTCTTGAGAATAAGATAGGAGTTTCTGAGAAATTGAGAGTTCCCTACAACCGCCGTCACTATAGGGACAAGTTCCACGGGCAGGAGAGTGAGGACTTGATCAAAACGGAGCAGGATCCCACACTGCTGCAGCTTGTAGAG AAATGGCTGGAGAGAACCCCTGGCCTTGAAAGGGATGGCTTCAACTTCTGGGGAAAGCTACAAACAAACATTGACGATGGTTTCAGGAAGGAGAAGCAGAAGCTTGAA AAAATGCCAAATGGTGAGAAGAAACGAGACTTGCTGGAGATTCTCACGAAGCAGATGGAAGTGTTCACTTATCTGTTTGACTCCAAACATCACGAACATCTCTTAAGCAAAG GAGAACGCCGTCTGTCCCACAGAGCTCTTCAGGGAGCCCTAATGATTTACTTTTACAG AGAGGAGCCTCGCTTTCAGGTTCCTTTCCAGCTTCTGACCTACCTGATGGAGGTTGATACACTTATGACTAAATGGAGAT ATAACCACGTGTGCATGGTGCACAGAATGATTGGCAATAAAGCGGGCACCGGTGGTTCTTCGGGTTACCATTACCTGCGTTCTACTGTCAG TGACCGTTACAAAGTGTTTGTGGATTTGTTCAACCTGGCGACGTACCTGATCCCACGAAGCTGGATTCCCAAACTGAACCCCACCATATACAAGTTTCCTTTCACCGCCGAGTGCAATGACAGCTCATACAGCTCCAGCGGCTCATGCAGCAGTGAGGAAGACTAA